From Echinicola jeungdonensis, the proteins below share one genomic window:
- a CDS encoding RagB/SusD family nutrient uptake outer membrane protein: protein MKKSIYIGLISLGLLTGCSDFLEEENKSTATAESFYLTQEGYNALINSCYSTLRDVYAPVPYMFIGGTDLFFGTGQEAPLGLTAYQTLTPGTSQVGNFFQTLYESIQVSNTALHYADLTAQTNDLTTKKGEARFLRVYYYFLLVQHFGGVSIVSDMVRQPITHFDRNSAEEVYNFIIDELLLAEQEVLENQNDFGRVTKRAVRHMLAKVYLTKGYEDFGSSSDFEKAAEYADKAIANESLTVNYEDIFAFQNDVNPEIIFSVQYDQSSLLNGGRHNWDTPFGPLITGTGEGVFKQLRLKVSEYLWKVYGEYDSRFEGTFLNVRTSPYVGHYLDEDGYPIDKYYPRTAEQYADTVTWRAEDLENRADTEIIPFNDSWWHLNNQSDYPSLKKFDRVQLPDVRYTHDLFVARLGETYLIAAEAYFKAGDLGTATERINEVRRRAAMPGHEGEMMIAQSQIDIDFILDERARELAGEGHRWHDLKRTGKLVERNKLYNPQVSQLYDNGQDPFMGANGNLKILRPIPLSVISLDAGDYPQNPAYE, encoded by the coding sequence CCTGGAAGAAGAAAATAAAAGTACAGCCACTGCGGAATCATTTTACTTGACTCAGGAAGGGTACAATGCCTTGATAAATTCATGCTATTCTACCCTAAGAGATGTTTATGCTCCGGTTCCCTATATGTTTATTGGAGGCACAGACTTGTTCTTTGGGACAGGACAGGAAGCTCCGCTAGGGCTTACAGCTTATCAAACATTGACTCCTGGAACAAGTCAGGTAGGAAATTTCTTCCAAACATTATACGAAAGTATCCAGGTATCTAATACAGCTTTGCATTATGCAGATTTGACTGCGCAAACCAATGATCTGACTACAAAGAAAGGGGAAGCCCGGTTTTTGAGGGTCTATTATTATTTCCTGTTGGTGCAGCATTTTGGTGGTGTGAGCATTGTATCCGATATGGTTCGGCAACCCATAACCCATTTTGACAGAAATTCTGCTGAAGAGGTGTATAACTTTATCATTGATGAGTTGTTACTTGCTGAGCAGGAGGTGCTGGAAAATCAAAATGACTTTGGAAGAGTAACCAAAAGAGCTGTAAGGCACATGCTGGCCAAAGTGTACCTGACAAAAGGGTATGAGGATTTTGGAAGTTCCAGTGATTTCGAAAAAGCTGCAGAATATGCAGATAAGGCCATTGCCAATGAATCCTTGACGGTTAACTATGAGGATATTTTTGCTTTCCAAAATGATGTCAATCCGGAAATTATTTTTTCGGTGCAATATGATCAAAGTTCCTTGCTGAATGGAGGAAGGCACAACTGGGACACTCCTTTTGGTCCATTGATTACTGGAACAGGAGAAGGGGTTTTTAAACAATTGAGATTGAAAGTTAGTGAATACCTTTGGAAAGTGTATGGAGAATATGATAGCAGGTTTGAGGGGACATTTCTGAATGTTAGAACCTCTCCGTATGTTGGTCATTACTTAGATGAAGATGGTTACCCTATCGATAAATACTATCCAAGAACTGCCGAACAATACGCCGACACGGTAACCTGGAGAGCAGAAGACCTCGAAAACAGGGCTGACACAGAAATTATACCTTTCAATGATTCCTGGTGGCATCTGAATAATCAAAGTGATTATCCTTCACTAAAAAAATTCGACCGGGTTCAGCTGCCGGATGTACGCTATACCCACGATTTGTTTGTGGCCAGATTGGGAGAAACCTATCTCATTGCTGCAGAGGCTTATTTCAAAGCCGGAGACTTGGGGACTGCTACGGAAAGAATCAATGAAGTTCGAAGAAGAGCTGCCATGCCAGGTCATGAAGGAGAAATGATGATAGCCCAAAGTCAAATAGATATTGACTTTATTCTTGACGAAAGGGCAAGAGAATTGGCTGGGGAAGGGCATCGTTGGCATGACCTTAAAAGAACTGGAAAACTGGTGGAGCGAAACAAGCTCTACAACCCACAAGTCTCCCAATTATATGATAATGGACAAGATCCATTTATGGGGGCCAATGGAAACTTGAAAATCCTTAGACCTATACCTTTATCAGTAATCTCACTGGATGCCGGGGACTACCCTCAAAATCCAGCTTATGAGTAA
- a CDS encoding transketolase family protein, which translates to MSVNTATQNTLKEGKANLEVFSATLQDLAANDRQIVAVTSDSRGSGKLVPFAEKFPEQIVEVGIAEQNLVGIAAGLASAGKKAFAVSPACFLTARSLEQIKNDVAYSDNPVKVIGISAGVSYGALGSTHHSLHDFAVLRAVNNISVVAPADNYETEMAIRQAAVSDAPVYIRFGKKPLPFLSEKDDFEFGKGRVIREGKDLMIVATGETVLPALQAAFKLESQGIQAGVISMHTIKPLDTELLSQVAKSYPAILTVEEHSVYGGLGEACASYLMENGFNNKFKIMGIPDEYTVTGSQMAIFNHYGISEEGIAEQALKLLQ; encoded by the coding sequence ATGAGCGTAAATACAGCAACTCAAAATACATTAAAAGAAGGAAAAGCCAACCTGGAGGTTTTTTCGGCCACCCTACAGGATTTGGCAGCCAATGACCGGCAAATAGTAGCCGTAACCAGCGATTCCAGAGGGTCTGGGAAATTGGTGCCTTTCGCCGAGAAATTCCCGGAACAGATCGTTGAAGTTGGCATTGCAGAGCAGAATTTGGTGGGCATTGCTGCTGGATTGGCTTCTGCAGGGAAAAAAGCTTTTGCCGTTTCCCCTGCCTGCTTTTTAACGGCCAGGTCATTGGAACAAATCAAAAATGATGTGGCCTATTCCGATAATCCGGTCAAGGTCATCGGTATCAGTGCAGGGGTAAGTTACGGGGCTTTGGGATCCACCCACCATAGTTTGCATGATTTTGCCGTTTTGAGGGCCGTGAACAATATTTCTGTGGTTGCTCCTGCGGACAATTATGAAACGGAAATGGCCATCAGGCAAGCTGCAGTATCAGATGCACCAGTTTATATCCGCTTTGGGAAAAAGCCTTTGCCATTCCTTTCAGAAAAAGATGATTTTGAATTTGGGAAGGGCAGGGTGATCCGTGAAGGTAAAGACCTGATGATTGTGGCTACTGGTGAGACCGTTCTTCCAGCATTGCAAGCAGCTTTTAAATTAGAATCCCAGGGAATCCAGGCAGGGGTGATCAGTATGCACACTATCAAACCTTTGGATACGGAATTGCTTTCCCAAGTAGCTAAGAGCTATCCAGCCATCTTGACGGTAGAAGAGCATAGTGTTTATGGCGGATTAGGCGAAGCCTGTGCTTCCTATTTAATGGAAAACGGCTTTAATAACAAGTTTAAAATCATGGGCATTCCAGATGAATATACTGTGACAGGCTCCCAAATGGCCATCTTTAACCATTATGGAATTTCAGAAGAAGGCATTGCTGAGCAAGCATTGAAATTATTGCAGTAA
- a CDS encoding transketolase: MTTRELEIKSLEYRKKILQYIKGANAGHTGGSLSCTDILNVLYNEVMNVSPENFKDPNRDRYIQSKGHSVEALFVVLADQGFYPESELESLCQYQSHFIGHPTKKVPGVEQNTGALGHGLPICVGTALAAKMDELDYKVFTLLGDGELMEGSNWEAAMAASHYKLDNLVAILDYNKLQITGATKDVCNSDPIDSKFEAFGWNVKHVDGNDIAALKEAFQEVPFEEGKPNLVIAHTIKGKGISFMENNVKWHHGVPNDEQYAAAQQELDAQLESLSKPAIK; the protein is encoded by the coding sequence ATGACAACAAGAGAATTAGAAATAAAATCACTGGAATACAGGAAAAAAATCCTCCAATATATCAAGGGGGCCAATGCAGGTCATACCGGGGGGAGCCTTTCCTGTACCGATATCCTCAATGTACTGTACAATGAGGTCATGAATGTTTCACCTGAAAATTTTAAGGATCCCAACCGTGACCGCTATATCCAAAGCAAGGGCCACTCAGTGGAGGCTTTGTTTGTAGTGCTGGCTGATCAAGGTTTTTATCCGGAATCGGAATTGGAATCCCTTTGCCAGTATCAAAGCCACTTTATTGGTCACCCAACCAAAAAGGTGCCAGGTGTTGAACAAAATACCGGTGCCCTGGGCCATGGTCTGCCCATTTGTGTGGGGACCGCCCTGGCGGCAAAAATGGATGAATTGGATTATAAGGTATTTACCCTTTTGGGAGATGGTGAATTGATGGAAGGTTCTAACTGGGAAGCTGCTATGGCAGCCTCGCACTACAAGCTGGATAACCTTGTGGCCATTTTGGATTATAACAAACTACAGATTACCGGGGCAACTAAAGATGTCTGCAATTCGGATCCTATCGACAGCAAGTTTGAAGCCTTTGGTTGGAATGTGAAGCATGTGGATGGCAATGATATTGCAGCCCTTAAGGAGGCTTTTCAAGAGGTTCCTTTTGAGGAGGGCAAACCCAACTTGGTTATTGCCCATACCATCAAAGGCAAAGGCATCAGTTTTATGGAAAACAATGTCAAATGGCATCATGGCGTTCCCAATGACGAGCAATATGCTGCAGCCCAACAGGAGTTGGATGCCCAATTAGAAAGTTTATCTAAACCAGCAATCAAATGA
- a CDS encoding DUF5060 domain-containing protein, which yields MNRFYKKLLWPILAFLLFQPTLIQAEGNPSKTSSVEEVGIYRLFETQITNSKKYGNPFTEVTLEVQFQAPSGRLIEFWGFFDGDGQGGAEGNIWKIRFLPEETGTWTYVYRWSDGSEGGKGTFECTPENAGKGILQPYNQNPHWLAYNGTDPVWLKSYYETGHGSLGQDFDWIKENVYQPLIDHGYNHLQVNWLLSLCCFKQYYLDGPEPETLDLALYKEGKPFSTMNMEVWHRMEQHLGWLNTQDVGVHMFLGVDGSQNEGPAWEKLTPEQKDQFVKYMVARLAPFANLAGWNFVWEVPGDRESHELGFARLVQKYDVFDHLRTYEDEFPRENEYQRNEYSFAAVENHQIAAPDKDQERHLWRSAWTHHMACLLGYEGKPVFMSEGNALWRRFWHERVGADQDDLRRGAWACATAGASFTWNGHAKEYELYAGGPSGLPFNDQNPFQTSEKYIQILAKVMQDKVDFYQMKPHDELLAHHQVLRVYALAQPGQQYVVFAPGGESFSLQLEKGAYSKITWIDSKSGEEITGSQVQAGENPVNFQAPNQETDWVLVVKK from the coding sequence ATGAACCGATTTTATAAAAAACTACTTTGGCCCATTTTGGCCTTTTTGTTATTTCAGCCCACTTTAATCCAAGCTGAAGGTAATCCCTCCAAGACTTCTTCTGTGGAGGAAGTGGGGATTTATCGACTCTTTGAAACCCAAATAACTAACTCAAAAAAATACGGTAACCCATTTACTGAGGTTACCCTTGAAGTGCAATTTCAGGCCCCTTCCGGCAGGCTCATCGAATTTTGGGGTTTTTTCGATGGCGATGGCCAGGGAGGGGCTGAAGGCAACATATGGAAAATCCGGTTTTTGCCCGAAGAAACCGGCACCTGGACCTATGTCTATCGCTGGTCTGATGGCAGTGAAGGTGGAAAAGGAACTTTTGAATGTACCCCTGAAAATGCCGGGAAAGGCATTTTGCAACCTTATAATCAAAACCCTCATTGGTTGGCCTATAATGGGACAGATCCCGTTTGGCTAAAATCTTATTATGAAACAGGCCATGGGTCCCTGGGCCAGGATTTTGACTGGATTAAGGAAAATGTTTATCAACCCCTGATCGATCATGGCTATAACCATTTGCAAGTCAATTGGCTGCTTTCACTTTGTTGCTTCAAGCAATATTACCTGGATGGACCAGAACCGGAAACCCTGGATCTGGCCCTTTATAAAGAGGGGAAGCCATTCAGCACCATGAACATGGAGGTTTGGCACCGCATGGAACAGCACCTAGGTTGGCTTAACACCCAGGATGTGGGCGTGCACATGTTTTTAGGAGTGGATGGCAGCCAAAATGAAGGTCCTGCATGGGAAAAGCTTACCCCTGAACAGAAAGATCAGTTTGTAAAATATATGGTGGCCCGCCTGGCACCCTTTGCCAATTTGGCCGGTTGGAATTTTGTCTGGGAAGTACCTGGAGATCGGGAAAGCCATGAACTGGGTTTTGCCAGGTTAGTACAGAAATATGATGTTTTTGATCATCTCCGAACTTATGAAGATGAATTTCCCCGGGAAAATGAATATCAACGTAATGAATACAGCTTTGCAGCCGTAGAAAATCATCAGATCGCAGCACCGGATAAAGACCAGGAACGCCACTTATGGAGGTCCGCTTGGACCCATCATATGGCCTGCTTGCTCGGGTATGAAGGCAAACCAGTATTTATGAGTGAAGGCAATGCATTGTGGAGAAGGTTTTGGCATGAAAGGGTGGGTGCAGATCAGGATGATTTGAGAAGAGGCGCTTGGGCCTGTGCTACAGCTGGAGCCTCTTTTACCTGGAACGGCCATGCAAAAGAGTATGAACTTTATGCTGGAGGTCCTTCTGGATTGCCCTTCAATGATCAAAATCCATTTCAAACTTCAGAAAAATACATCCAAATTTTGGCTAAGGTCATGCAGGACAAAGTGGATTTCTACCAAATGAAACCTCATGATGAGTTATTGGCCCACCATCAGGTGCTAAGGGTGTATGCTTTAGCTCAACCGGGCCAGCAATATGTGGTTTTTGCTCCAGGTGGGGAGTCATTTTCCCTGCAGCTCGAAAAGGGAGCATATTCAAAAATAACCTGGATTGATTCGAAATCAGGTGAAGAAATAACCGGCAGCCAAGTTCAAGCTGGGGAAAATCCGGTAAACTTTCAAGCGCCCAACCAAGAGACCGATTGGGTATTGGTAGTGAAAAAATAA
- a CDS encoding pectate lyase family protein gives MFKKKFNYLFYLLFFVTPLTLKAQYPEIPPEVEKEAEKINAANEKHSEQAWEKAWPVIKAEIKEGKPYLPWASTPGDLPQADIPAFPGAEGGGAYSFGGRGGKVFVVTSLADRGPGTFREACEAGGARYIVFNVAGIIQLESPINIRAPYVTIAGQTAPGDGVCIAGATVSIDTHDVVIRHMRFRRGETDVRFRDDALGGNGVGNIIIDHVSSTWGLDENMSMYRHMYEAGDGKRHKLPTVNVTIQNSIFAEALDTYNHSFGSTIGGLNSTFMRNLWASNIARNASVGMYGDFGFVNNVIFNWWYRTIDGGDHRSRYNILNNYFKPGPITPKDDPVGFRIIKPEGDRSVKDSLVLGRLHVSGNIMEGYEEINKDNWNGGVQVDGKPELTKKFEPYIRVNEPFPLAQLSMMTAEEAYDFVLENVGATLPKRDPVDSRIVRQVKTGKIEYQEGGKSHIGKEFLVGGRRRLDEDSYNKGIITDVSQVGGYPEYNGVPYQDSDKDGMPDDWEKDHGLNPNYPADANGDLNGDGYDNIEKYIHAIPTDKVVDWTKVGNNYDTLSKKYR, from the coding sequence ATGTTTAAGAAAAAATTTAACTATCTGTTTTATCTGTTGTTTTTTGTAACACCTTTAACCTTAAAGGCACAATATCCAGAAATCCCACCTGAGGTGGAGAAAGAAGCCGAAAAGATCAATGCGGCTAATGAAAAACATTCAGAGCAAGCTTGGGAAAAGGCTTGGCCGGTAATAAAAGCAGAAATCAAAGAGGGTAAACCTTACCTTCCCTGGGCTTCTACGCCTGGAGATCTTCCCCAGGCGGATATACCCGCATTTCCCGGGGCAGAGGGTGGAGGAGCCTATTCCTTTGGCGGCCGTGGAGGGAAAGTGTTTGTGGTAACCAGCCTGGCAGATCGCGGACCGGGAACTTTCCGGGAGGCTTGTGAAGCAGGAGGTGCACGTTATATTGTATTTAATGTGGCTGGAATAATTCAATTGGAAAGCCCCATAAATATCCGGGCGCCTTATGTTACCATTGCCGGGCAAACAGCTCCTGGAGATGGGGTTTGTATTGCAGGGGCTACGGTGTCGATTGATACCCATGATGTGGTAATCCGCCATATGCGATTCAGAAGAGGGGAAACCGATGTAAGGTTTAGAGATGATGCATTAGGAGGTAATGGTGTTGGCAATATCATAATTGATCATGTTTCTTCAACTTGGGGTTTGGATGAAAATATGTCCATGTACCGGCACATGTATGAGGCTGGAGATGGAAAAAGACACAAACTGCCCACCGTTAATGTCACCATTCAAAACTCCATTTTTGCAGAGGCATTGGATACTTATAACCATTCTTTTGGAAGCACCATTGGAGGTTTGAACAGCACCTTTATGCGAAACCTGTGGGCAAGTAATATTGCCCGGAATGCTTCTGTTGGCATGTATGGAGATTTTGGTTTTGTCAATAATGTCATCTTTAACTGGTGGTACCGTACCATCGATGGTGGAGATCATCGTTCCAGATATAATATTCTTAACAATTATTTTAAACCAGGCCCAATTACTCCTAAGGATGATCCCGTGGGCTTTAGGATCATCAAGCCAGAAGGGGATCGGTCTGTAAAAGACTCTCTTGTATTGGGCAGGTTACATGTCAGTGGTAATATCATGGAAGGTTATGAAGAAATTAATAAAGACAATTGGAATGGCGGAGTCCAGGTGGATGGTAAGCCGGAATTGACTAAAAAATTTGAGCCCTATATCCGGGTGAATGAACCCTTCCCTTTAGCGCAACTGAGCATGATGACGGCAGAGGAAGCCTATGATTTTGTCCTGGAAAATGTAGGTGCCACCCTGCCCAAAAGGGATCCTGTAGATTCCAGAATTGTCCGCCAAGTGAAAACCGGAAAAATCGAATACCAGGAGGGTGGAAAAAGCCATATTGGAAAAGAATTTTTGGTTGGTGGAAGAAGGAGGCTTGATGAAGATTCTTACAATAAAGGGATTATCACGGATGTCAGCCAAGTGGGAGGATATCCAGAATATAATGGAGTACCCTATCAAGATTCAGACAAGGATGGTATGCCTGATGATTGGGAGAAGGACCATGGCTTGAATCCAAATTACCCAGCTGATGCCAATGGAGATCTAAATGGTGATGGATATGATAATATCGAAAAATACATTCATGCCATTCCCACCGATAAAGTAGTGGACTGGACCAAAGTGGGAAATAACTACGATACTTTGTCTAAGAAATATCGTTAA
- a CDS encoding DUF2291 domain-containing protein produces MKRKVIKRIVVAGILLTGLASSISIKKLDKVRAEAEAGKFDPVAYAQDFWDNELMPNLGGATLLSHLIPLLDQNPEKAFNEYSKALGIGNIRFFMVQGKGEIREIDENEITVMVQTEEGFHPVRIATEYIFGNAVRDASGRVDMADFEQTMDFNNVSAEINQLIRKEVLPGLKQNSQVGDKITFYGAIEMNKEQVNLSDLEIIPVKVGFEESKKLVENAGS; encoded by the coding sequence ATGAAAAGAAAAGTCATAAAAAGAATTGTCGTTGCCGGCATTCTATTAACTGGATTGGCAAGTTCTATTTCCATAAAAAAATTGGATAAAGTAAGAGCAGAAGCCGAAGCTGGAAAATTTGATCCAGTGGCTTATGCGCAGGATTTTTGGGACAATGAATTGATGCCCAACCTGGGGGGAGCCACTCTGCTTTCCCACTTGATTCCCTTATTGGACCAAAACCCCGAAAAGGCTTTTAATGAATATTCCAAAGCCCTGGGGATCGGAAATATCCGGTTTTTTATGGTCCAGGGAAAAGGTGAGATCCGGGAAATTGATGAAAATGAAATTACCGTGATGGTCCAAACGGAAGAAGGATTCCATCCGGTGCGAATTGCCACCGAATACATTTTTGGCAATGCGGTTCGGGACGCCAGTGGAAGAGTAGACATGGCAGATTTTGAACAGACCATGGATTTCAACAATGTTTCCGCAGAAATCAACCAGTTGATTCGGAAGGAGGTTTTGCCCGGATTAAAACAAAATTCCCAAGTGGGAGATAAAATCACATTTTATGGGGCCATTGAGATGAATAAGGAGCAGGTGAATCTCAGTGATTTGGAGATCATCCCTGTAAAAGTAGGTTTTGAGGAAAGTAAGAAATTGGTGGAGAATGCTGGCAGTTGA
- a CDS encoding L-fucose/L-arabinose isomerase family protein — translation MIFKGQGLKQITLGVIIGNRDFFPDKLVSEARADILDCLKKLNINPVILDDQETKLGGVETFQEAVKCAELFRQHRDEIMGILVVLPNFGDERGVAETLKLAGLNVPVLVHGYPDDLNKLDVARRRDAWCGKISVCNNLYQFGIPYSLTSSHVVHPTNPEFEKDLQDFTAVCRVVKGLRNARIGAIGARPGGFNTVRYSEKLLQRSGVSVTTIDLSEILGRANKLDHEESRVKERLDRIKDYAPVGNTPQKALFQIAKMDVILNEFMEENALDATAIQCWTSVQQNYGCNVCTSMSMMSENMMPSACEVDVTGTLTMYAMQLASGSPSALVDWNNNYADDPEKCVLFHCGNWAKSFLPDIEISTAPILGTTVGEENTYGALSGRTPATPLTYGRISTDDPQGKIKAYIGEGQLTDDELNTFGNRAVSQIPNLQGLMQYVCKNGFEHHVVMNASHTAGILEEAYENYMGWEVYKHGSNGSK, via the coding sequence ATGATATTTAAAGGACAAGGATTAAAGCAAATTACGCTAGGTGTAATAATAGGAAACAGGGATTTCTTTCCAGACAAATTGGTTTCTGAGGCAAGGGCAGATATCCTGGATTGTTTGAAAAAATTAAACATCAACCCTGTTATTCTGGATGACCAGGAAACTAAATTGGGAGGGGTAGAAACTTTCCAGGAGGCAGTAAAATGTGCCGAACTGTTCAGGCAGCACCGTGATGAGATCATGGGAATTTTAGTCGTACTGCCCAATTTTGGGGATGAACGGGGAGTTGCCGAAACTCTGAAATTGGCCGGGTTAAATGTGCCGGTCTTGGTTCATGGGTATCCCGATGACCTGAATAAATTGGATGTGGCCCGCAGAAGGGATGCCTGGTGTGGAAAAATTTCCGTTTGCAATAACCTGTACCAGTTTGGAATCCCATATTCCCTGACCTCCAGCCATGTAGTTCACCCTACTAATCCAGAATTTGAAAAAGACCTTCAGGATTTTACTGCCGTTTGTCGTGTGGTCAAAGGCCTTCGCAATGCCCGTATCGGAGCCATTGGGGCCAGGCCAGGCGGGTTTAACACCGTCCGCTATAGTGAAAAGCTGTTGCAGAGAAGTGGCGTGTCGGTGACCACTATTGACCTTTCCGAGATTTTAGGCAGGGCCAATAAGCTGGATCATGAGGAATCCAGGGTCAAGGAAAGACTTGACAGAATCAAAGATTATGCTCCCGTGGGTAATACCCCTCAAAAGGCCTTGTTTCAGATTGCCAAGATGGACGTCATCCTTAATGAATTTATGGAGGAAAATGCCCTGGATGCCACTGCCATCCAATGTTGGACTTCGGTGCAGCAAAATTATGGCTGTAATGTGTGTACCAGTATGTCTATGATGAGTGAAAATATGATGCCCAGTGCCTGTGAGGTGGATGTTACAGGGACTTTGACCATGTATGCCATGCAGTTGGCTTCGGGCTCTCCGAGTGCCCTTGTGGATTGGAACAACAACTATGCTGATGACCCTGAAAAATGTGTGCTTTTCCATTGTGGTAACTGGGCCAAATCTTTCTTGCCGGATATCGAGATTAGTACTGCTCCTATTTTGGGAACTACGGTAGGCGAGGAAAATACGTATGGTGCCCTTTCGGGAAGAACCCCAGCAACCCCATTGACTTATGGCCGGATCAGCACAGATGACCCCCAAGGCAAAATCAAAGCCTACATTGGAGAAGGACAGTTGACGGATGATGAGTTGAATACTTTTGGTAACCGTGCCGTTTCCCAGATCCCAAATTTACAAGGTTTGATGCAGTATGTCTGCAAAAACGGGTTTGAGCACCATGTGGTAATGAATGCTTCCCATACCGCAGGAATTCTTGAAGAAGCCTATGAAAATTACATGGGATGGGAGGTTTATAAACATGGAAGTAACGGCAGTAAATAA
- a CDS encoding D-ribose ABC transporter substrate-binding protein: MNTKIPIPKFTPYLILLLSMVITLLPGCKSESATSISKGKVAVIVSTLNNPWFVVLAETAAQEAESLGYEVNIFDSQNNTALETNHFENAITAGYQAILFNPTDAEGSVSNVVKAADADIAVFCMDREVNSDKATSQILSDNYSGCVSLGKYFVDQLDKKGNYVELLGLVGDNNTWNRSKGFHSVVDFYPELKMVAQQSADFDRNKAMEVMESILQVHQDIDAVFCGNDAMAMGAYQALKAAGMQDEVKVFGFDGAADVVDAVKDGRITATAMQFPKIMAKTAAQLADKYIQGERDFDKKLPVDVELVHKGNVEYYKAYGKKEES; the protein is encoded by the coding sequence ATGAATACCAAAATACCCATACCTAAATTTACCCCATACCTGATCCTTTTACTATCCATGGTCATCACTTTATTGCCAGGTTGTAAGAGCGAATCAGCTACCTCCATTTCCAAGGGAAAAGTGGCCGTTATTGTGTCCACCTTGAATAATCCCTGGTTTGTGGTGTTGGCAGAAACAGCAGCCCAGGAAGCAGAATCCTTGGGTTATGAAGTCAATATTTTTGATTCACAAAATAATACGGCTTTGGAAACCAACCATTTTGAAAATGCCATCACGGCTGGTTACCAGGCCATCCTCTTTAATCCTACGGATGCAGAGGGTTCTGTAAGTAATGTGGTCAAAGCGGCAGATGCGGACATTGCTGTTTTTTGTATGGACCGTGAAGTCAATTCTGATAAGGCCACTTCCCAGATTTTATCGGACAACTATTCAGGATGTGTTTCCCTGGGGAAATACTTTGTGGATCAGTTGGATAAAAAAGGCAACTATGTAGAACTCCTTGGATTGGTGGGGGACAACAATACCTGGAACCGTTCAAAAGGCTTCCATAGTGTAGTGGATTTTTATCCGGAACTGAAAATGGTAGCCCAGCAAAGTGCAGATTTTGACCGCAATAAAGCCATGGAAGTGATGGAATCCATATTACAGGTTCATCAGGATATTGATGCTGTTTTTTGCGGCAATGATGCTATGGCCATGGGAGCCTATCAGGCCTTGAAGGCGGCAGGAATGCAGGATGAAGTCAAAGTTTTTGGATTTGATGGTGCAGCCGATGTAGTTGATGCGGTCAAAGATGGAAGAATTACTGCCACCGCCATGCAGTTTCCCAAAATCATGGCCAAAACCGCTGCCCAATTGGCAGATAAATACATCCAGGGAGAAAGGGATTTTGATAAAAAATTACCGGTGGATGTAGAACTCGTGCACAAGGGAAATGTAGAATATTATAAGGCATACGGTAAAAAGGAGGAATCATGA